The stretch of DNA aaatatcacATTAGATTAATTTGAACATAAGTTCAAAATTATTCCCTCTTTTATCACTAATAAAAACAACCAAGTGCATCATTAGATACATAGTTACTGAGTACCGCCTGGTGTCAAGAACTGTGCTACATACGAACCAACAAAGACTCACATCTGCCTGATAACTCATATAAAAATAACACGTCTTGACAGAGGtcacttgaaaacaaaaataaaagcaggaaagtTTGCAGGTAGAGCcactgtgtgtttttctttgtgtggGTCTCACTAATATACTTGTCTCCCTCCTCAGTCATTTGAAATGGAAAGTTGTTGCTATTCTGTGTTTATGTTGGTGAATATAGTTAAGAAGCTAATGATTATAGTAAAACCTAACTGCTTTTGTTCTCTTTCCAACAGAGTAGATTATGAACGCATCAGGAATGCTGGGCCCGACAGGGCGGCCTCCGAGTGGCTGCTTCGCTGTGGAGCCAGGGTACGCTACCATGGCCAGGAGAAGTGGCAGAAAGACTACAACCACCTCCCAACAGGCCCTCTGGACAAATACAAAATCCAGGCCATTGATGCCACTGACTCTTGTATCATGAACATTGGATTTGATTACATAGGTAACTACCCTGTAATTTTCTTATGAGAAGTGCAGGTGATTTACAGTGACATTTTGTTGCAGTTGAGTATTATCATCATAGATGtgtcttttttgcctttttagtaTAATGCAGTTTGTTTCTCCCTctgtatagtatttttttttaactaaatagaGATTACAAAcaacttcctctcctttccttactAGGCTTGTCTCTACATGACTTTATTCTGTGGTTTATTGACTTAAAATTCAAGCCTTGTTTGTCAAACTTTTGTCATTGATAAATCCTCAATATGTAGGAATAATTATATTCACACAGCTTCTGGCTGCGTGGGCATATCTTTTCCTCAGTGCATGATGTCTGACTGCAATATGGTCCTATTAGCACAACCTGTATAGTGAATACCCCGTATGGTCAATAAAGTGACTAATCATTCCAATTTTCTGGGACTGAGAGGTTTCCCAAGACATAggatttttaattctaaaatcagAACAGTCCTGGGAAAACTGGGATTGTCAGTTATTTTCATGGTAAAGCAGAATCTTAAACCGCCTTTTTCCCGGTAGAGGGCCTAAAGCATGTTGAAAATATAAGGCTCCGCAAGTGCCATTATATCGAGGATGACTGTTTGGAGAGAATTGGCCAGtttgaaaatttacaaaaaagcTTGTTGGAGATGGAAATAATTTCGTGTGGTGGTATCACAGACAAAGGCATCACTGCTTTGCGTCATTTAAGGTAGGTGGTCAGTGCCAAAATGGAAACTTGATAATGATGTTAAagtgaaaaatcaaaatttaaaacagttgAAGGGTCATACCTTATTTTAGTTctgaaaaatatgagaaaatgattTAACCTTCATCTATAATACTTTAAAACAGTTGACGTTATCAACTGTAATGCATTATTTTAGggagcatctttttaaaaaattaaatctatgtAAAGCACCTAGCACCATGCCTGTGACAGTAAGCTCTCAATAAGCATTATCTATTATGCTTCCTCTGCATCTTTTAAAGCAATTTTCCCCAAGCTCTGCCAATAACCTATCATAGGAAGTTTGAGAAATTTTAAACATTAGAACCAAAAGTACTAGATTGTTTGTTTCATCCAATAGTTGAAGCTTCAGCTTCACCTTGAAGCTCCATCTTGAAttcctttaaaaacttttctaatttgtttccctttctaggttaaaattcatattttatatctcaCATGCAAAGGTGTTTTATGACATAATATACATATAGTATTTGGAAAGATTCAGCTAGAATTATTGGTATAATTCAGAACAACCAATATACACatcctgtcatttttttctaaaagttaataaattgaATTTAGTTTTAATGCTATAAGAGTAAAAGCCAAATTGAAgcaacttcttttctttctctttttacagaAATCTCAAGTATTTGTTGTTAAGAGATCTTCCtggagtaaaaaataaagaaaaccttgtCCAAGCCTTTAAGACAACACACCCTTCTCTGgaactaaaattatatttgaagtaAAATAACAATCAGTGCCTTATTCCATGTAAAGTATCATTGAAAATTGTTGACCCTAATCAGCAACACGCAATTATATAATCATCAATGAAACTATAAAGAtaccatatttaaaaacaaagtccatcatatagaaaataaatattcagagaaGGCTCACTAAAGTTACCTAATGCTACCTGTAAACCAggtagcattttaattttaatgtactcCTCCTTTTATATAGATAACTGTATAGGTATCTCATCATTGAGATGCTGACTTGAGTTCTTTCAAGTTACTTAAATGTACAACACAGATATCCTTTATTGTGTTTTAACAgtaatttatattacattttactttaaagttAGTGAAGCATGTTACTATAAATGTTCAATTATGAAAAATTGAAAGCTAAATTTCAGATTCATCAATGAAGTCAATTATGCAGTATAACCAGTGGTTATTGAGGCATTCATGCTGCTTCCCAGGGCTTGCATGCTTTTCTCATGATCCtgcattcctttgttttttataacATACACCCTTTCTCTGAATGAGTAATTTCTGGCTAGTTTGTCTATTTGGGAAGTTTAGTCTGGTGTTTTATTAAAAGTAGACATAAATACTTGGCTGAATTCAGATAGTTCTGCTGACTGCAGTAAAGCAGAGGAAACAAGCTTGAAGACCAGCAGAGTTGTGCTTACTTtttgcttaaattaaaaaatagcactAAACAGAAAATTCTAACATGTCAATTAGAAACTGATTTTTATTCCCCCATATACATTGGATACTATTTCCTATGAGCTCAAGGGACATCAGAAAGGAGTATACACAAAATTCAATTTATAGCTAGAAAGCAGTGATAAAGAAtgccattaaataaaaacattatttttacctGCTTGAAGTGGCTCTGATTCTATTATTGTATATGCCAACTTGTTTGTGGATTTCTGTACATTTGGTTTAAACATTAAGCTGTtgaaaataactttggaaataatttcaaaataaacacttTCTATGATACAGCATTCAGGtagaaatatgaattttaattgtGCTTAGAAACCAGCTTATGTAAATAGCACATACCATACATGATGTGCTATTACTAATGTAACTGCCACTGTcacttttttaaatcagaaaaataataaaattttaaaaagacaaggatATAGAAGAGTCTCATGTGAAACAGTGGTGATTCCATGTGAAGAAAAGGTTGCAGATATGGTTAATAAAAGCATACACTTAGCAGAACTCATTAGAAAAACAAGCATGCCTGTCTCAATTTGTTTGATTACTGTGTAATGAAGCAACTGATTCACCATGGTTTAGTCTGGAGCTACTTTCTATTCTGAAAAACTGTTATATAAATTAGGCAGTTACAGTCATCTGCCTTGTCAAGTGCACTGTTTTGGgtgaaggaaaagagggaaaacaaaatgtaaactaTTCGCAGAAATTGGATATCCTTCCTTGTCATTTGACTCAAAACTACATAACAAGAATTAGATAATACTGGGGTTAGTAATTAGCCTATTATCAGCCCTATGCAAGGATCTACATACATCAGGAAGACTTTGGATATCATTAAACTGGCTGGGGTAGCCAATATGATCGAGCAGTTGCCAGAATTTGGTGGGTTACTTACTTAGCTGTAAGTGAGTAAGATCAAATGGTTTCATGAAGAAAATCAGCAGTAAACCAAGAGTgcagaaaaaatgttttgaagataCAGTAAAATACAACTTCAGAACCATGGCTGAGAACAGCTAGGAAATAGCAGCACATCAACCAAAAATGACTTTGAGTTATAAGAAAAGACATGAATTTTACATTGCCCTTGTGTCTAGGTGACAAGGATGAACTGTTTGAATAGGAGCAATAGGCCAAATCAAGGCTAACTAACTACATCATTGTTTTAAGTATCACTGTGTAAAGCGAGGAATCCTCAATATCATTTTGGACTACagttttattattagttgttaGAATAGTATGtctttacatacacatatatacatgtgtgcacacacacacatatacatatagtaTAAAAAGATGTTTCAGGGAAAACAACAGTTTACCACCTAAGGTCTTTCATGAGCCAGGTAAAAGCTCATAAGCAATTTCTTCCAAAACCCAGATCACTATAGTCCTGCCTGCAGATCTGTCTCCAAGTCTGAGGCTGAGCTGGAGAGAATGAAGTACTAATTACTCTTAGGCTGGCAGGTTCAGTTCCTGCCAAACCTATAGGTTTTGTTCTACTCCTTACACCTTGGTCAGCGCCAATCTGCATACCATTGTTTTCAAGGGGAATTGAGTGAACAAATGTAGGTGGAGTATAGTAATCCGCCTTACCTGCAAAAATGACTAAGATGCATTCTTTACTAAAGGTAAAGACAAAAGTATATGTGAGAAATGTCTATAAACGTATCATTAAATACATAAGCATATGTGAGTCTTGATAATACatgattttaagtattttgaataacttaaaaattccaaaaatgttttaaaatttaaaaaccaagagATAGAACAGACaggaaatggaattttaaatattttgattgcaAGAACTAAAACACCCCTTAAACATGTTGAAACAATCTGGAAAGACAGGAGATAGGACTCGAGGGAACAGAGACCTACAGAAATACATATGGGCATTTTGTGATCCATTTCTCACTGTTGCCTATGGTACAAGGGAagcataaataatttttacatctCTTGTTTTGCTGGAACGATGGGCAGTAGATACCATTTCTATATCTGTCCATAAGTTCAGCTATTTAGATACAAGAAAAACTCTAGTGGAAAACCAAGTAAGTTTTCCCCTTCTGTTCCAGACAGCATCACCAAGCATGGAAGACTGCTTCTGGAAGTTCCCTTCCTACCTTGCCAAGTGGTCTCCCCTCGTTAGTTACTTATGTTTTCTCAACATTTGGATGGTTGTCAGTCAAAtgtattaggtttttttttttaattattgatcaGTTCTTTCTTTTATCATCCATCTCCAAGCtccttaaatgtttggaaaatggTAGTTAAGTTTCTTGGCATTGTAGTTGTACTTCTTATTGTCCAAAGCTGGAAGGATGCTGCTGTTAGTCAGCTGAGGTAGGTACTGACACTGAAAATACAAAGCACAGAATTCGGTTAAATGTCATGCATTTTTTCATCGTTGGTAACATACCACAAAAGAGgtaattaagtaaaattttcagcacagaaatactttttctgcacAGAATCCAGAATGTGAAAGAggacaaaatgtttaaatttggTCTCTGCTTTTCCTTTTAGAGGCTTACCTcacattaagaagaaaaacatgagcattaaagaaaatgtagggaatataaaaaaggcaaaatcTATGTGTCAACATTATTGGGGAAGAGCATATATTCACAGGATCATTTAAGCCAATGCCTTGTTTACGGCAAAGAAAACTGGTGTCCAGAGCACTTAGGCAATTCACCCACTTACTTCTTacttaaaaagacaaaactgatTCCTTCATGCTGCCAGGAAATGTTTGAATTTATTGTAAATGTCATGTGAAAACAAGGAGAACACACATCTATACTTTTTTATTGTACTATACGGTCATAGATATCTGAAAAGCAggttttttaattacttttaaacaGTTGAATCCTTCAGTACTTACAAACAATACACAAATTAGTGGGATTCCCATATTCTTCCAAGTAAAACTATTTCCATCAAGGCCCTTTACTCTTGATCACAAAGAAACAGCAAGATAAGGGCTAACTCTGAAGGGGGGGTCTTTTTCCAACCTGTTTTGCTACCTGAGTCATATATGACAGAGATTAAGAGGAAAGCATTCTCAATTTCAAAACTGATCTTAGGGCCCTGAAGTTCATGTGGCACCTGCTCCTAATGGCCAGTataccctcttccctcctccaaaCTTCACACACACCACCAGATACCACTCAGCATGTTGTGCAGTGGAGGCTGCAGAGGGAAAGTCTAAGGCAAGATAATTTAAGCTTAAGGGGTATCTAGGCAGTTGCATAAGTGACCAGGAGCAGCCAGTTCATCTTACTTGTGGTTCCAGTTATGGTCCATCCTAAATTATCACAGCTTTTGGCTTTTGACAAGACACTTAATGTAAGGCCCTTTTGCCACTTTACATGAATCATGATGCTTCATAGGCTCCCAGTGTACAGTTTGGATGTTACTCTTTGGCTAAATGTACTGTTCTGCTGCTATTGCTGAAGGCACTCATCACTCACTGCATTTACCTTAGCCAACTCTGCCAATTAGAGGATCAGGATGGAAAACAGTTCCTTGGGGGAATAAACCTGGAATGTCAATTAATGCTGAAGGTAAACAAGATGACAAAGAGCTGCTGGGATGAATCTGGTTTCATTTTCCAAAGCACAAAAAGCACACTCAGGTGGAGTGACTCCAGGTACTCGGGCGAGACCTGTGCTCACGCATGCCCAAAACCCTGGCCCCTTGCATGGCACCCAGGAACTGCAGGGCAAAAACATCTTTAGGATTCAGGGGGAAAGGCCCTAGGAGGCAGCTGTCTCTGGGGCCCTGGCTAGTAAATCATGTGAGCAGGGTCCTGGGGCAGGAACGAGGTGCTGGAGCTGCAAGCCACAGTTGCCCCCACCGGTATAGATTCACACTCTCTAGACTAGGTGGCAGGCCTGAGGTCATTTGAAACTGCAACCTTGGAATCTTTTGTAAAGCTGTCCCCCATTCTTACCCCAGGCAGGTGCTTTCGATTCTGTCTTAGGGCCTTCCTTGTTGGCTTGTCATGATCTTTGCCCAAACCCCCTTTTTCTCTGATGCTGTCAAAATACGGGTGTTGCAACAGCTGCTCACACGTCAGTCTCTCAGCAGGATTCATGTGAAGACAGCCCTAAAAGAAGAGAGAATTCCatcttctcactttttaaaaataatattaatgtattaatgtcatgttttcttctttgtaagaTTAAACTTATAGTCAATTCGGAACAaggtggggggaaaaggaagggacaaAACCCAGTCATAGTTTTAGTTCTTTCCATGATTATTCCGAAATGGGTAACCACACAATAAATAGCTTCTGGAAATAGTAACAAAAAAATCATCTTCCCCACCTTGTTCTCTCCTTGAGGCAGTTGTTACTCTGCCCCCAGGGAGTAGGATACAACTTAAATTATCCACTTAGTCCATTCTGTCCcttgtatatatttgtaaaaactaggttggtttttttaatttaaaaaataatacctacacatggtaaaaataaaatgcatacagGATTCAGCAAAGTCCACCACTCTTTCCatttccccctctaaaatcatatttttttgtatattctttcagAAATAGTCTAAGCATTACAAGCATACATGTGTCTGCATAGAAGGAGAGGCATAATATACATCCCTTTATATTACACCATTCTTAACTCTTTGCTTTGCCAGGGAGCTTTCCATAGGGCAAATACTGGATTGATTACTTCTCATGACCCCATACCCCAAGGAACTgtctcactttttaaatgttataaatacatCAGCAAAGGTAGTCAATACTTTTTGAAATGGGTGGGACATTGAcagtaatttgtaaatattttaatattacctCATTCACATAAGAtctatataattttgaaaatgtatatttatataaattttaaaatcaaaacctTCTTCAAGTATACCAGGGAGTTGACTCTTTAAAAGAATCCCATggttaaacattttttgaagaaaagggtccttttttaaaacaaacaccaCTCCTCTGAAATTTCTATTTTGTGTAAATTTAGAAGTCAAATACAATGTTAActttatttaaagtgaaaaacaCTTGCAGATGTTTTTACTGTAATAGAATGTGACccactttaaaaactgaaaacatttataCTTTTCAAAGGAGAAGAATTCTGAAAGGAACACTTTTCAATCTGTGGATTCCCCCATGAGAACAGCTGCTGGAAAAGCCACGGATTTACCTTCAAGAGCCCCAGGGCAGGATAagaaatgtttggaaattttAATTCAAGTGGTTcctgttgaaaaaaataaagaaaaggggtTTTTACTTACAGCATGTATTCAAATATGAGGTTACTTCAGATTGCATTTCTTTTGAGTGAGAGCGGCATCTTCCTGGCACCTGCCTTGcctcctccaccctctgcccaccAGACCTCTCACCGGCAGCAGCCTCCCTATGCCTGTTTCACAagctccttctctccccacctccagatGGATTTCCCAAATCTTCTTCCGAACCACTCCCTTCAATTCCTGAATAACTGATGCAGGTAGCAAATCATGAGAAAACActagtaaaacaaacaagcaaattcaTTGAGCAATTTGTTATTCCCTTTTTTTCTGCCACAATTTATATAACTTGTCATGCCTCAGAATAATTTTTGGCACTAATTTTGGCTTTTATATAAAGGGGCCCAATTTTGCATTTACTGACATTCACAAAAACAGAGCTtcgaaatagatttttttttttttttttttggttacccATGTGAACAGATGCTTCTTGGTTTTCTGAGATAAACACTGTTGTCTCCTCCCACAAGAGCCTGCTGTTTCCCTGATCTTCCTACTGTTTGAAGTGTCTCCCAAGCAGATATCCCTCAAAACTCCCTTTGGCCATGTAAGACTATTTTGTTCCAGTTACGTGCTGGAGACAATGAGAAATAACAAACAAGATGAAGTGGAAGAAATGCCCAATGTCAGACAGACAAACAGGCAAGCCAGTTCGTGAGATACACCACTGACAAAGAGGCTAATCGGAGAGGGGAGCTGAGAAAATGAGGGCCAGCCAAGCTGAGTGAAACGAACAACCGGCTGTGTTGGGTGTATGAAGAGGGCAGTGTGCAAGCTGGAGGCTGGAGTGGCTGCCCAGACTCGCCGAATGAAACAGGACCCCTGGTGCTGTGTGGTTTAAACAGGGAGCCAGACAACGACCACCAACTCCCAAATGTGTACTTATTAGTCTCTTATCAGAGTAAGAGACAAGAGCCTCAGTTTTGGAATTCCTTGTGATacacaaggaggaaaaaaaatcctaaagcaGACTGTATTAGCCCTTGAGACCAGGCCCTCTCCTAACCACTCATGGCCgtagatcaaatcagtgatttttaactggtgtgctgcaagaattttaaaaacatggaatagCTATTTAGTCAGTgtcattgacctcttttcccttggaaTGTCgactaaaaaaatgacaatagtcaATGCAACAATAGACATCCAGTGTGAATAAGTCAAAATAAACCTATTTTTTGTctgatcagcaaaaaatacattttttggtgtgctgcagaattttagtaatgagtttatgtgtgccatgagatgaaaacagtTGAAAATCGCTCGCTCAAATATTTCTCTTGCCATTTCTGGGTGCTGCCTCTGAGCACGGCTGGGGATTGACACGACACTGCTGACACTGGGCTCTGCTGTCTCAGCTCAGTGCCTGGGATGGGATACGATGGCCCTTCCTGCCTGCTTAGCCAGTTTTCCCGGCCCCAGAAGCTAGCAGGCCTCCCTCCGGTAGGGTTACCAACCAGCAGAGGGACTCAGGCACAGATTTTGAACCAGCACATCCCTTCCACTGCTGCTTCCTGTGTTTCTGTCAACAGGAAATCCCCTGCAGGACAACCTCTGGGAAACCATGGAAAGCTTTTACATTTATGAAACCTGGGTTGTTTCTGAGGCTTCACTGGTACACAAGCAAACAGGAAATCCTAAGGGATATTCAGTGTGGAACTGGGGATGTCCAGGTCACTAGGGAGCCAGCTGGGTCACCTCCCATATGCCAGGCGTCATTCCTGCCTCTCTGTCCCAGCGTGCTCCCAGCATGCCCCACTTTTCCCCTTGCTGGTGGCTGCAGGAATGGGAAGAGGAAACGTTCACTGTGAGACAAGCCAAGGGGCTAAGGGAACAGACAGCTCAGATGGAACTTGACAGAACCTCCACGTGGAAACTGAGCAATGGGAGGGTTAGTTTCCATATGAAATACTTCTCTTAGACAGTAGAAACAAAGGATTTCATAAATCTTAATTGTTGTCTGAAATGTTTTTGATTATTATACAGGTCCATTAGAAgacataaaaaatattcaaaaaccataaagaaaaatatgacccCACCATGAGAGATATACTCTgttaacatttttgtatttatcttgTGACCACTTGTTTCACAAATGTAAAAGCTTTTCATGATTTTTCAAAGGTTgtcatattattttatacatatatatttatatatatatatacattgtgTAGTAAATAgttgttaaaattatgtcaaattatatatactgttttataagtatttttttcatttagcaatatGTTGTGAACTTTTTTCAgatgaatacataaaaatctattttactgGCTACATGGTATTTCTACTGTAAGGCTAGACCATAAGTTATTTAATCCTCTACTGACGGGGCACGAAGGGAAATGATTTCTATTAAAGAATGTTACTCCTTTATGCCTTtcattagatttcttttttaaaatattttatttatttatttatttatttatttattttttagagagggaagggagggagacagagagagagagagagagaaacatcaatgtgcagttgctgggggtcatggcctgcaacccaggcatgtaccctgactgggaatcgaacctgagacactttgattcgcagcctgagctcaatccactgagctccgccagccaggactagaatAAATTCTTGAAAGTAGACTAAgggtatacatatatattttttaagattttatttatttatttttagagaaggaaaggaaggaagggaagagagggagagaaacattgatgtgtagttgcctctcatgcatcccctactgggggccacctggcccacaacccagacatgtgccc from Phyllostomus discolor isolate MPI-MPIP mPhyDis1 chromosome 1, mPhyDis1.pri.v3, whole genome shotgun sequence encodes:
- the DMAC2L gene encoding ATP synthase subunit s, mitochondrial isoform X2 produces the protein MGALSGGRRAGLLPYTPVTLSPSLLPTLVDYERIRNAGPDRAASEWLLRCGARVRYHGQEKWQKDYNHLPTGPLDKYKIQAIDATDSCIMNIGFDYIEGLKHVENIRLRKCHYIEDDCLERIGQFENLQKSLLEMEIISCGGITDKGITALRHLRNLKYLLLRDLPGVKNKENLVQAFKTTHPSLELKLYLK
- the DMAC2L gene encoding ATP synthase subunit s, mitochondrial isoform X1, whose amino-acid sequence is MMLFGKISWQLCGLKKLPWSCDTRYFWGWLNAVFNQVDYERIRNAGPDRAASEWLLRCGARVRYHGQEKWQKDYNHLPTGPLDKYKIQAIDATDSCIMNIGFDYIEGLKHVENIRLRKCHYIEDDCLERIGQFENLQKSLLEMEIISCGGITDKGITALRHLRNLKYLLLRDLPGVKNKENLVQAFKTTHPSLELKLYLK
- the DMAC2L gene encoding ATP synthase subunit s, mitochondrial isoform X3; the protein is MSLLPPWTVDYERIRNAGPDRAASEWLLRCGARVRYHGQEKWQKDYNHLPTGPLDKYKIQAIDATDSCIMNIGFDYIEGLKHVENIRLRKCHYIEDDCLERIGQFENLQKSLLEMEIISCGGITDKGITALRHLRNLKYLLLRDLPGVKNKENLVQAFKTTHPSLELKLYLK